From the genome of Fusobacterium sp. FSA-380-WT-3A:
TTGTGATGGATTAGGAGATTGTTTACCATCTTGTCATACAGGAGCTATAACTTTTGAAGAAAGAGAGGCTCTTCCATATGATGAGGCTGCTGTTTTATCAAATATGGCTAAGAAAAATTCAAATAATTGTTCTAATGGTGGGTGTCCTGGAAGTCAAAGTAAAGTTATAAATCATCATATAGGTTGTCCTGGTTCAAATTCTAAAAAAATAGAAATAGAAACTGATAACAATCAAAATTTTGAAGAGGGAGTTTTAAAAAGCAAATTACAACAATGGCCTGTTCAAATAAAATTAGTACCTATTAATGCTCCTTATTTTGAAAATTCCAATCTTCTTATAGCTGCTGATTGTACAGCCTTTGCTTATGGAAATTTTCATAATGAATTTATTAAAAATCGTATAACTTTAATTGGTTGTCCAAAATTAGATTCTGGAGATTATGAAGAAAAATTAACTGCTATAATAAAAAATAATAATATAAAATCTTTAACAGTTGTTAGAATGGAAGTTCCTTGTTGTGGTGGTATTGAAAGAGCTGCTGTAAATGCTTTAAAAAATAGTGGTAAATTTATTCCTTGGCAAGTTATTACAATTTCTATTGACGGAAAAAAATTAGATATTTAAAAATATATAATAAAAAAATCAGGATAGAATTTAATCTAACCTGATTTTTATTTTTATTATCTAGAAAATATATCAGCAATACGATATAAATCTAAAATATTATTTCTTTTTGTTCCTTCCCAAGCATAAGAAATAGGATGAGTAACTACATCTCCACGTTCAACTCCAACCATTATTCCACCTTCTCCAGCTTCTAATAGTTCAACAGCTTTTACAGCCATTTGAGTAGCTAACATTCTATCTCTTCCACTAGGAGTTCCTCCTCTTTGGATATGACCTAAAATAACTGTTCTTACTTCTGTTGTAACTTTTTCTTTTAGTTCTTTTTCTACATCAAATATATTTCCTACACCTTCAGCTACAAGAACTATATCATGTAATCTTCCAGTATTTCTTCTTTGTTTTATTTGGAAAGCAAGCATTTCAATAGAATTTTCTACTTCTGGTATTAAGATTCCATCTCCTCCACCACAAATACAAGAATGAACAGCTAAATCTCCAGCTCTTCTTCCCATAACTTCTACAAGAATTGTTCTTTCATGAGAAGTGGCTGTATCTCTTAATTTAGAAATAGCATCTAATATTGTATTTAAACAAGTATCAAATCCTATAGTATAATCAGTTCCAATAATATCATTATCTATTGTTCCAGGAAGACCAACTACTTTTATTCCATGTTCTTTACTTAAAAGGTCAGCTCCTCTATATGAACCATCTCCACCTATTACTATAAGTCCTTCAATTCCTCTTCTTTTTAAATTTTCAGCTGCTATTGCTCTATATTTAGGGTCTTTAAATTCTGGACATCTTGCAGTTAAAAGAGCTGTTCCTCCTTTTTCAATTATTCCAGATAGGAAACGTCCATCTATTAAAAAGATTTCATCCATTAACATTCCATGATATCCTCTTCTTATACCATAAACTTCCATTCCTTTATATTGAGCCATTTTTACTGCAGCTCTAATAGCTGTATTCATACCAGGTGCATCTCCACCACTTGTTAAGATAGCTATTCTTCTCATTATTAACCTCCCTAAAAAATTTATAATAATTTAATTTTTTTCCTCATTATTTTCTACTTGAGATGTTTTCTCTGTAATTTCCTCATCTACTTCTTCTAAGAAGAAACCAATTTTTCTAAATTTATTATATCTATTTTTTAGTAAAGTATCTATATTTATTTTCTTTAATTCAGTAATTGATGAGATAACAGCATTTTTTAGGTTAATTTGTGCGCATAAAATATCTCTATGAGCTCCACCTAAAGGTTCTGGAATTATATCATCTATAATTCCTAATTTTTTTAAGTTTTGAGCTGATATTTTTAAGTTATTAGCTGCTTTTTCAGCTAAAGCTCCATTTTTAAATAATATAGCTGCACAACCTTCTGGAGAAATTACTGAATAAATAGAGTGTTCTAACATGAAAACTTTATCAGCCACTGCTAGAGCTAAAGCTCCTCCACTTCCTCCTTCTCCAATAATAACAGAAATAATTGGAACTCTAAATCCCATCATTTTCATAAGATTTCTTGCTATAGCTTCACCTTGTCCTCTTTCTTCTGCTTCAATTCCTGGAAAAGCTCCAGCTGTATCTACTAAAGTAAGAATTGGAATATTAAATCTTTGAGCTATTCTCATAAGTCTTAAAGCTTTTCTATAACCTTCTGGATTTGCCATTCCAAAGTTTCTACGAATTTTTTCATTTATGTCTTTACCTTTTTGATGACCAATTACAACAAATTTTTGTCCTTCGATTTTACAAAGTCCTCCAACTATAGCAGGGTCATCTCCATAAAGTCTATCTCCATGTAATTCAACAAAATCTTCTGTTATCCCTCTAATATAGTCTAAAGTATTTGGTCTATTTGGGTGTCTTGCTATAGAAACTTTATCCCAATCTGTTAAATTTGAATAGACTTCTTTTATTTTATCTCTGTATAATTCTTTTTGTTTTTCAATTTCCTCTGTTAAATCTACTTCTTTATTTTTTGCAAACTCTTCAAGTTCTTTTATTTTTGCCTCTATCTCTAAAAGTTCTTTTTCAAAATCCACTTTTACCCTCCTAAATCTAGACTAAGTTACTTAAAACTTTAGCTACAATATCTTTCATTTCTTCTCTTTTACTGATTATATCCAACATTCCATGTTGAAGTAAAAACTCACTTGTTTGGAATCCTTTAGGAAGTTTTTGTTTGATAGTTTGTTCTATAACTCTTTGTCCAGCAAAACCAATTAAAGCTTTTGGTTCTGTTATTATTACATCACCTAACATAGCAAAAGAAGCTGTAACTCCTCCTGTTGTTGGATTTACTGGAATAGAAATATATGGAATTCCAGCTTTTTTTAGACGATGAACAGCAGCTGATGTTTTAGCCATTTGCATTAATGAAACAATTCCCTCATACATTCTAGCTCCTCCTGAACTAGAAACAACTATAGCTGGAATTCTCATTTCTAAAGCTCTCTCTAAAGCTCTAGTAATCTTTTCTCCAACAACAGAACCCATACTTCCACCTAAAAAATCAAAATCCATAACAGCAATACTTACTTTTATTCCTTTAATTTCTCCAATACCAGAAACAACAGCTTCATTCATCCCTGTTTTTCCTTCAGCTTTTTCTACTTTCGATTTATAACCTTCAAACCCTAAAAAATCTTCTGTTTGTAAGTTTGCATCCTCTTCTACAAAAGTTCCACCATCAATTAATAAGTTTATTCTTTCTCTGGCACTCATTCTATAATAATATCCACAACTAGGACATCTATAAAGATTTCTTCCTATATCTTTTTTAAGTATTATCTCTCCACACTCGGGACATTTTTCCCAAAGTTCTGAAGCTTCTTCTGTAATACCACTTTTCTTTTTATCATTTTCAAGCATTTTACTTTCATCTATTTCATCTTTTACTGTTAAAGTCGCATACTTTTTCTTTCTTAAAGAAAAAAATCTCATTTTCTCCTCCTTATATTCAATAAAAATAGTATTTTTTACAAATAATTATAAAAGCCATTCTATTTATTTTATAAAATTTTAAAAAAATTTTCAATAATTATTTGCATTAATCTTTGTTTTGATATAAAATGAATATAAAAAATGAATAAACTTAAACCTTATAATTTAGATAAAAAATTTTACTTTTTTGTTTAAGAAAATATATAAAAAATATAATATTACATATGTTAGGAGGAATTAAAATGAAAAAAACTATGTTTATTCTACTTGCAACTACCCTAATTGGATGTAGTGGATTACAAAATTTCTCTACAAATCCTAATAATTTATCTGTAATTTGTAAAGAAAAAATAGCTAATAATGTGGATATGTCTAGAGAGATTTATGGTATCGGAAAGGCTAAAATTTCATCATCAGGTCAATTTGTAGTTGAAGGAAAAGCTAGAGAAGCAGCTTTAAATCAAATAAAAGCTAAAATTTCAGCTGAAGTTGAAAAAAGTTTCCAACAACAAATGAATTTAGTAGACAATTATTCTAAGAGAATTTATAACAATTCTATGAAAGAATTAAAAGATTATACTACTAATGTATTAGTTGGAAATGTTGTTGAAAAAGAATCTTTTGTAGCTGATGGATACTTATACATAATAGTGACAACTTCTTTAGAAGATATTTTTAGACAATCAAAATTCACTTTTATTGAATTTACTAGTGATTTAATAAAAAGATTAGAAGTTATAAAATCTAATGTAACTAATATGGAATATGTTGCACCTCTAGAAACTTTAAATGTTACTCCAATAGAAAATGAAAAAGGAGAGGACACATTAAAATTAGATGAAGAACTTATCCTTAAATAATATAAAAAAATACTTTATCCTTTCACTTTTTCTTTTAACTGCTTGTACTAATACAGAAAAACTTTACAAGAATAATCAATATAGAATTTCTACAGTAAATGAAAATGGAAATGGTTATGTATTAAATCTTTATTTTAATAAAACTAATATAAAAGATATTTTTAAAGTTTCTTCTAATAATATAGATGGTGAATATAAAGAATTTTATCCTTCTGGAAAATTAAAATATTCAATAAATTATAAAAATGGAAATCAAGAAGGAATTGCTAAAAAATATTATGAAAATGGAAAGTTAGCTTTAGAGGGATTTTTTATAGATGATTTACCTAATGGTAAATTTACTTATTATTTTGATAATGGGAATATTTCTAAAATTGAAAATTATCACAATGGATATTTAGATGGTGAATATATAGAATATTATGAAAATAATAAAATAAAAATAAAAGTTTCATATTCTGATGGTTATAAAATAGGTGATTATTTTTCTTACTATGAAAATGGAAAGTTAAAAGAAACTGGAAAATATGTAGCAGGAAAAAGAAATGGAATATGGAAATATTATAATGAAAATGGAAAATTAATCTCTAAAAATGATTACGCTGATAAAGGTTATATTAGAATAGAATAAAAAAAAGAGGCTGTTGGATTTAAATAACAACAGCCTTTTTAATATACTTTTCTTAATTTCAAATAGAAATATTCTCTTTATTTATCAAGTTTTATTTTTGTGTTTTTCCTATTGCTATTATTGTAAATACTAAAATAATTGCACCTATAAATTGTTGTCCTGTTAGTAATCTTCCATTAAAAATATAATCAAACACAACTGATGATATTGGAAAAGCTAATTCACAAATAGTAGCCACACTGGCATCTATATATCTAAGTCCTCTATAATAAATCATAATTGCCATACTACCACTTGTAAGCATTATAGTTATAAAAATCAACCATTGAAATGAAGTTACTCTTGTAAAATATACTAAATCTCCTTTAAATAAAGTTATTATAAAGGTAATTATACTTGTAAAAAGAAATCTTGTATATAGTGCTGTCCTAAAAGAAGAATTAGTTAAAATTCTCTTTCCAAAGGCAGTAGAACTTCCAAATGAAAAAGCAGCAAGTAAAGCCAATAAACTAGCTGATAATATATTTCCACTTCCACTTGAATGAGGTAAAGCAAATTCAAATGTCATTATATATCCACCAATCATAGCTAAAAATGTTAAAAAGAAAAAGTTCTTACTCAATTTTTCTTTTAAAATAATTCTAGCTAAAATTAAAGCAAATATAGGTTGAGTTTTTTGTAATAAAGTTACAACTGTTAAGTGTTGAAAATTTACTAAAAATAGAGCCTTTACTATAGAAATTGTTCCTAAAGAACCTCCAAATAATCCTATACAAAAATAATAAAAAATATCTTTTTTAGGTAATTTTTTTATATTTTTTATTTCCTCTTTTCCAAAAAAACAACTCATAAAAAGAAAAGGGATAAAATGTAGAATAAAAACTACAAAGGGAACACTTAATTGATGTAATCTAGGAGTTAAAACAATTCCATCAAATCCCCAAAGAGAAGCAGCAAAACATACTAATCCCGCTCCTAAATATTTTTTGTTTTTCACTTTTCTCTCCTTCTAAAATAGACTAATTTGATTTGTATCACTTAGATTTTTTACTGCATTAAGAGTTTTTAATTTATCTAAAACAGTAGTTGACATTTTTGTTCTTCTTTTTAAATCTTCATAAGAAATAAATTTTTCAATATTTCTTTCAGCTATAATATTTTCTACTACACTTGCTCCTAATCCAGATATTCCCATTAATGGAACTCTTATTTTTTCGTCTTCTATTGTAAATCTAAATCCTTCTGATTTATACAAATCAATTCCTAAAAATTCAAAACCTCTAGCATACATCTCTAAAACAATTTCACATATAGCCATCTGTGTTTTTTTCTTAACATCAAGCTTAGGTTCTTTATTAAGCTCTTGTAGTTTTGCTTTTGCTAATTCTTTGCTTCCCATCATTTCAAAATCAAAATCCTCCATCTTACGAGTAAGATAAGCTGCATAAAAAGCTAATGGATAATGAATTTTAAAATAAGCTATTCTCATGGCCATCATAACATAGGCTACAGCATGTCCTTTAGGGAACATATATTTTATTCTTTTACAAGATTCTATATACCACTCTTTTACATTTTTTTCTTTCATCATATTTGAGAATTTTTCCCAATTCTCAGGCTCTTTAGATGGTTTTCCTTTTCTTACAAATTCCATTATTTTGAAAGCTGTAACTTTTTCCATTCCACTGTCTATTAAATAGTTCATAATGTCGTCTCTTACTGTAATAACTTCTGATAGAGTTGCTGTTCCCTCACGAATAAATTCTTGAGCATTATTAAGCCAAACATCTGTTCCATGAGAAAGTCCAGAAATTCTAACAAGTTCAGCAAAAGTTTTTGGTAAAGTATCTTCCAACATTTGTCTTACAAATCCTGTACCAAATTCTGGAACTCCATAAGTTCCTACAACAGAGCCAATCTCTTCAGGAGTAACTCCTAAAACTTCTGTTCCTGAAAATATTTTTAAAGTTTCAGGGTCAGCAATAGGAATATCATAAACATTTACTCCTGTATATTCTTGTAACATTTTTATAGTTGTCGGGTCATCATGCCCTAGTATATCTAATTTTACTAATTGTTCATCCATAACATGGTAATCAAAATGAGTAGTGATAGAATCATTTTGCATATCATTAGCTGGATGTTGTATTGGACAGAAATCAAAAACTTCTTTATATTTAGGAACTATAACCATCCCACCTGGATGTTGTCCTGTTGTCTTTTTAGCTCCCTCTACTTTTGAAGCTTTTCTAATAATTTCTGCTTTTGAAATATTCAAATGGTGGTCTTCATAATATTTTTTTACATAACCAATGGCGTTTTTATCAGCTAAAGTTGATATTGTTCCAGCCTTAAAGACATTAGATTTTCCAAATAATTCTTCACAATATCTGTGAATTTCTGATTGATATTCCCCTGAAAAGTTTAAGTCTATATCTGGAACTTTATCTCCATCAAATCCCATGAAAACTTCAAATGGTATTGAATGTCCATCTCTTTTTAAAGGTTTACCACATTTTGGACAATTTTTTTCTGGTAAGTCAACTCCAGCTCCCTCTTTTTCAATAAATTCTGAATATTTACAATTTGGGTCTGTACAAATATAATGAGGATATAGAGCATTAACCTCTGTAATTCCCATCATAAAAGCAACTAATGAAGAACCAACTGAACCTCTTGACCCTACTAAATATCCATTATCCAAAGATTTTTTAACCAATTTTTGAGCTGATAAATATAAAACTGAAAATCCATGTCCTATAATAGCTTTTAACTCTCTTTCAAGACGAGCTGAAACTATTTCTGGAAGAGGGTCTCCATAAATTCTATAAGCTTTTTCATAAGTCATTTCTCTAACTATATTTTCTGCATTATCAAGCTCTGGTGGATAAAATCCATCTGGTATTGGTTGAACTTTTTCAATCTCATTAGAAATTTTATTTGTATTTGTAATAACTATTTCATGAGCTATATCTTCTCCTAAATAAGAAAACTCTTTTAATAGCTCATCAGTAGTTCTGAAATAAAATCCATTATCAATAGTATATTGTCTTTCGTTAAATACATTTCCACTACCATATAATAAAATACTTCTTATATCTTTTTCTTCTCTTTCAAGATAATGAACATTAGAACTTCCTGTTACTAACTTATTATGTCTTTTAGCTAAATCATAAAGATATTTATTCATTTCCTCAATAGCTTTGTATGACATAATTCTATTAGTTCCATCTTCTTCTATAAATTCATTATAATTTTCTTTTGGAAGAAGCTCCACATAATCATAAAAATCAACTGCTTTCTCCATTTCTTTAAAATTATAATCAAGATAATTTATAGCAAGTTCTCCATTATTCATAAAGTGAACTGTATTACATGCCCCAACAAATATTCCATCTCTATGGGCTAAAATTTCTGATTTCTTAACTCTTGGTTTTTTATTTCCAAAATTATCTTTATGAGCAAAGGATACAAGTTTATAAATATTTTTTAATCCAGCTAAATTTTTAGCAAGAACAAGAATATTTATAGTATCTTGTTTTTGAATATTTATAGGAAAAGCTCCATTTATTTCTGAAACTTTTTTTACTCCTTTTTCATAATATTTTTCTAAGAAAATTTTAAACATTCCAGCAGTTGCTTGTGAGTCATCAACTGCTCTATGGTGACTTTCTAAAGCAACCCCTAATTTTTTTGTAAGATGACCTAATCCATAACCTTTTAATTCTGGAAATATATCTCTTGCCATCTGTAATGTATCTATAACACTAGGCTCATAATCAATTCCTAAAATTCTCTTACAATCTCTTCTTATAAAACTCATATCAAATTTAGCATTATGAGCTACCATTGTAGAATCTCCAACAAATTTCATAAATTCAGGTAAAACTACTTCTATTGAATCGGCACTTTCTAACATTCCATCAGTTATATTTGTTAAATTTTTAATTTTTTCAGGAACAGGGCGTTTAGGTTTTACAAATTTAGAAAACTTGTCAACAATTCTTGTTCCCTCCATTTTTATAGCACCAATCTCTATAATCTCATGCTCATGTGAATTAAGTCCTGTTGTTTCTAAGTCAAAAATTACAAAACTTTCATCTTCTATAAGAATGTCTTTTGGATTATTAATCATTTGTTTAGTGTCATCTACCATATACATTTCACAACCTAAAATGACTTTAAAATTTTCATCTTTTTTAGTTTGTTTAAATGCAAAAGGGAAAGTATGAACTACAGAATAGTCTGTAATTGCCATACTTGTATGTCCATAAGATTTAGCTCTTTTTATTAAATCTCCTATCTCTGTAACTCCAACCATCTCACTCATTTTACTATGAGTATGTAATTCTACCATTTTTTCTTCAGAAACATCCTCTTTTGAAATTTTAGTTTTTTCCATTTTATTAAGAGAAGATACTAGTAATATCTCTTCATTTTCACTAAAAGTATCAATTTGCTTTCTTCCACTTACTTTTATAAAATCTCCAACTTTAACTTCTAAATTCTCATCAGGTTTTACAAACATTTTTGTAGTAACAGAATTTTTATTATCTGTTATTCTCATAACATAAAGTAAATTTCCTGTTTTTAATTCTCTTTTTTCAAAGTTAAAAACTTCTCCTTCTAAAATACAAATATCATTATCAAAAATCTCTGAAAATTCATCTATAGATATAGATTTTCCTTTAATTTCTTTAGTTTTTCTAAAGGCCACAGCATTGTATTTTTTTTCATTATTTTGATTGTTATTTTCTTCTTTAGGAGTTTGAGAATTTTTCTCATTTTCACTATCTATTTTCTGACTCAAAGTTATGATTCTGTCTTCTTTTTCCTTTTCAATCTCATTAATCTCTTTTGAAAAATCTCCAGGAATAAAAGAAATTTTAAAATCATTTATTCCAAATTCAGATAATAAATTTTCTAATTTTAAATTTATTTTTGACTCATATAAAGTAGCAATTGCCATTTCATTTTTTAATTCTATATAAATATTTTTTTCTTCTATTCTAATTCTATAAAGAAATAAAAAAGATTTTGAAACAGCATTTCTAAGTTTTAATTTTTCTATAGCTTTCTCAACAATTTCAGTTAAAATTTTTTGAGTAATTTGTAGATTTTCATACTCTATATTAAATTCTACAGAAAGACTCTCTCCAAACTTTTTTTGTAAATCTGTCGTTACTATGTCTGTTTCACATAAAAAAGTTGGGTCTTTTAACTGGCAACTTATTTTTAATTTTTTATATAATTCTTCATATACAATTTCTTTTACCAGTAAATTTTTGGCTCCAACACTATGGAAAAAGTCTGGTTTAGATTTAATTAAAATCTTTCTACTCATTTATAAACCTCTTTAAATTTTATTTCTCACCTAAAATTCTATCTAATATAATAGCTACTGCAGCACGAACAGATAAATGATTATATTTTGTAGTTCCTCTTATTGGTTCTAATATGAAATCTGACATATCCATAACCTCTTTTATTAATCCCCAACCTGTACCAAATAGGAAAAGATATGGTTTATCATCTGAAAATATTTTTTCAGAAAGAGCTGGATAACTAATTGAGTTTGGGAAAATATGAGCTGAAGTTGTTATTATTATAGGTCTTTCCCCTTCTACTTCTTCAATATGTTTTATAGTTTCCTCAATAGATTCTCTAACTCTTGTATTTACAAAAGCTGATTCTCTATCCTTGTTGTATTCTCCTCCACTTCCATCTTGCCAATATCCTATGATTCTTTCTGTAAGTTGTTTTTGAGCATCTAATGGAACTATTAAGTCATATTCTTTTACATTATAAGTTCTACATGTTCTTGAAATATCATGTATATCAAAATTTGTAACTGAAGTACAAACAACAGATTTATTTTTATTGTAAACAGGATAATGAACTAATCCTAAATATATTTTATCTCTCATTTTTATATCTCCTAATTTTCATTTTCTTTTAATTCTCTTAACATTTCATTAAAAAGTTTTTTTTCTGTTTTATCAAGAATTTTTTTCTCTAATAAATCAGGTCTTCTTAAATATGTTCTTTTTAAACTTTCCTTTATTCTCCACTCTTTTATCTTTTTATGATTTCCAGAAGTTAGAACTTCAGGAACCTTAAGTCCCATATATTCTGCTGGTCTAGTATATTGTGGATAATCTAAAAGCCCATTAAAAAAAGAATCATTTTCATAAGAAGCTTTTGTAATGACTCCAGGAATAAGTCTTGAAATAGCATCTACTATGACCATAGCTGGAAGTTCTCCTCCTGTAAGAACAAAATCTCCAATAGAAATTTCCATATCTACTTTTTCTTCTACTACTCTTTCATCTATTCCTTCATAGTGTCCTGCTATAATTGTAATTTCTTCTTCCTCTTTTAATTTAAGAGCCACTTCTTGATTGAAAATAATTCCTTGAGGTGATGTATAAATCACTTTTCCACCTACAGTTTCTAAAGCGCGAAAAAGAGGTTCTGGTTTCATAACCATTCCCCCTTCTCCTCCAAATGGAATATCATCAGCTTGTTTATGTTTGTCAAAACAAAAATCTCTTATATTCACTATATTAATTTCTATTAATTGATTTTTGATAGCTCTTCCAATTATACTTTGAGTTTTAAACCCTTGAAATAATTCTGGAAATAAAGTTAAAATATTTATTTTCATTTAAACCTCATAATTTATTTTTGATAATATACATATTATTTTGTTTGCTTTTCTTCTAACATTCCTTCCCAAAGCTCAACAATAATTTTTTTATTTTCAAAATCAATCTCTTTTATAAATGTATCTATATTTGGAATTAAAGCTTCAGTTTCATCAGTTTCTACAACTAAAATTTCATGAGCTGCTGTATCAAAAACTTCTGTAACTTTTCCTATATTTTTATCCTCTAAAGTGATAACTTCCATACCTAATAAATCTTGTAAAAGATATTCATCTTCTTCAAGCCCAAGTACCATTCTATTAACTTTTATTATAGAATTTTGTAATAAATTTCCTTGAGTTTTATTTTCAATCTCTTCAAATTCCAATATAAATTTATCTCCTACTAAAGGAGAGATTTTTTTTACAGTAAAAATATTTTTTTCTCCATTTGGTTTTTCTACAAGTACTTTTTCTCCAATAAGGTCTTCCTCTTCACCAATATTTATATTAGCTTTTAAAGCTCCTTTTAAATGATGAGTTCCTGTTATTTTACCAATAATTACTAATTCTTCCATATTTCACCTAATCTAAAAACTCTACATTTACATTTAATTTATCTTTTACTCCAGCTCCTTGCATAACTCCTCTTATTGCATTAGCTGTAAGTCCATTTTTACCAATAACTCTACCCATTTCTCCTTGAGCAACATTTACTTTAAAAATAACTGTATCGTCTATTACTTCATAAGTAATTCTAATTGCTTCTTCTGTTTCTACTAAATTTTTTAAAATATATTTTAATAGATTTTCTAATTTTTCCATCTATACCTCCTGATTTTTATAGTTGTCCTTTCCATTTTCCCTCTTCTAAAATTTCAGCAACAACATATTTATTTCCTAAATCTAAAATAATTTTTTTTAATTCATCTTTAAAATCATCAGTTGTTATAATAGTAAGTAAACCCTCTTTTGGATTAGTTGTTCTAACTACTCCAAGTCCCTCATAAGCTTCTATAATTTTATTTATAAAATCAATATCTTCTCTTCTACTTTTTACAACAAATTCATAACTTTCCATAAATTTTTCTCCTATTTATTTTCTAATAATTTAGCTAATTTTATAAATTGTTCAATTGTAATATTTTCAGCTCTTTCATTAAAAGGAATTCCTAAGATTTCTAATTTTTCTTGAATGATATTTTTAGGAATACCTAAAGTTGATAAGTTATTTACAATATTTTTTCTTTTATTAGAAAAAGCAGCTTTTACATATTTAAAAAATAGTTCTTCACTTATTTGTTTTTCATATTTTTTATCCTCATGAAATTTTATAGAAATAAATCCAGAATCAATTTTAGGAATAGGAGTAAAAAATTCTTTTGGAATAGTAAATAAATAAGATGCCTCTCCAAAATATTCAATAGCTAAAGTTAAAACACTTCTCTCTTTTCCAGAAATAGCAGAAACTCTTTCTCCTACTTCTTTTTGGACCATAAGATATACTTCTTTTATTTTATCTCTATGTTCTATAAGCTTGTTTATAATAGGAGAAGTTATATAATAAGGAATATTAGCAACAACTTTTGTATTTTCTCCTATAATTTTATCTATATCTGTTTCTAAAATATCTCCCATATGAAGATTAAACTTTGGATTTGAATCAAATTTTTTTCTAAGTATCTTTTCAAGGTCTGTATCAATTTCTACACAGTTAACTTTTTTAGACTTTTGAAGAAGAAGCTC
Proteins encoded in this window:
- a CDS encoding PolC-type DNA polymerase III; the protein is MSRKILIKSKPDFFHSVGAKNLLVKEIVYEELYKKLKISCQLKDPTFLCETDIVTTDLQKKFGESLSVEFNIEYENLQITQKILTEIVEKAIEKLKLRNAVSKSFLFLYRIRIEEKNIYIELKNEMAIATLYESKINLKLENLLSEFGINDFKISFIPGDFSKEINEIEKEKEDRIITLSQKIDSENEKNSQTPKEENNNQNNEKKYNAVAFRKTKEIKGKSISIDEFSEIFDNDICILEGEVFNFEKRELKTGNLLYVMRITDNKNSVTTKMFVKPDENLEVKVGDFIKVSGRKQIDTFSENEEILLVSSLNKMEKTKISKEDVSEEKMVELHTHSKMSEMVGVTEIGDLIKRAKSYGHTSMAITDYSVVHTFPFAFKQTKKDENFKVILGCEMYMVDDTKQMINNPKDILIEDESFVIFDLETTGLNSHEHEIIEIGAIKMEGTRIVDKFSKFVKPKRPVPEKIKNLTNITDGMLESADSIEVVLPEFMKFVGDSTMVAHNAKFDMSFIRRDCKRILGIDYEPSVIDTLQMARDIFPELKGYGLGHLTKKLGVALESHHRAVDDSQATAGMFKIFLEKYYEKGVKKVSEINGAFPINIQKQDTINILVLAKNLAGLKNIYKLVSFAHKDNFGNKKPRVKKSEILAHRDGIFVGACNTVHFMNNGELAINYLDYNFKEMEKAVDFYDYVELLPKENYNEFIEEDGTNRIMSYKAIEEMNKYLYDLAKRHNKLVTGSSNVHYLEREEKDIRSILLYGSGNVFNERQYTIDNGFYFRTTDELLKEFSYLGEDIAHEIVITNTNKISNEIEKVQPIPDGFYPPELDNAENIVREMTYEKAYRIYGDPLPEIVSARLERELKAIIGHGFSVLYLSAQKLVKKSLDNGYLVGSRGSVGSSLVAFMMGITEVNALYPHYICTDPNCKYSEFIEKEGAGVDLPEKNCPKCGKPLKRDGHSIPFEVFMGFDGDKVPDIDLNFSGEYQSEIHRYCEELFGKSNVFKAGTISTLADKNAIGYVKKYYEDHHLNISKAEIIRKASKVEGAKKTTGQHPGGMVIVPKYKEVFDFCPIQHPANDMQNDSITTHFDYHVMDEQLVKLDILGHDDPTTIKMLQEYTGVNVYDIPIADPETLKIFSGTEVLGVTPEEIGSVVGTYGVPEFGTGFVRQMLEDTLPKTFAELVRISGLSHGTDVWLNNAQEFIREGTATLSEVITVRDDIMNYLIDSGMEKVTAFKIMEFVRKGKPSKEPENWEKFSNMMKEKNVKEWYIESCKRIKYMFPKGHAVAYVMMAMRIAYFKIHYPLAFYAAYLTRKMEDFDFEMMGSKELAKAKLQELNKEPKLDVKKKTQMAICEIVLEMYARGFEFLGIDLYKSEGFRFTIEDEKIRVPLMGISGLGASVVENIIAERNIEKFISYEDLKRRTKMSTTVLDKLKTLNAVKNLSDTNQISLF
- a CDS encoding RNA methyltransferase, with the translated sequence MRDKIYLGLVHYPVYNKNKSVVCTSVTNFDIHDISRTCRTYNVKEYDLIVPLDAQKQLTERIIGYWQDGSGGEYNKDRESAFVNTRVRESIEETIKHIEEVEGERPIIITTSAHIFPNSISYPALSEKIFSDDKPYLFLFGTGWGLIKEVMDMSDFILEPIRGTTKYNHLSVRAAVAIILDRILGEK
- the trmD gene encoding tRNA (guanosine(37)-N1)-methyltransferase TrmD; translated protein: MKINILTLFPELFQGFKTQSIIGRAIKNQLIEINIVNIRDFCFDKHKQADDIPFGGEGGMVMKPEPLFRALETVGGKVIYTSPQGIIFNQEVALKLKEEEEITIIAGHYEGIDERVVEEKVDMEISIGDFVLTGGELPAMVIVDAISRLIPGVITKASYENDSFFNGLLDYPQYTRPAEYMGLKVPEVLTSGNHKKIKEWRIKESLKRTYLRRPDLLEKKILDKTEKKLFNEMLRELKENEN
- the rimM gene encoding ribosome maturation factor RimM (Essential for efficient processing of 16S rRNA), encoding MEELVIIGKITGTHHLKGALKANINIGEEEDLIGEKVLVEKPNGEKNIFTVKKISPLVGDKFILEFEEIENKTQGNLLQNSIIKVNRMVLGLEEDEYLLQDLLGMEVITLEDKNIGKVTEVFDTAAHEILVVETDETEALIPNIDTFIKEIDFENKKIIVELWEGMLEEKQTK
- a CDS encoding KH domain-containing protein, which gives rise to MEKLENLLKYILKNLVETEEAIRITYEVIDDTVIFKVNVAQGEMGRVIGKNGLTANAIRGVMQGAGVKDKLNVNVEFLD
- a CDS encoding DUF4911 domain-containing protein — protein: MESYEFVVKSRREDIDFINKIIEAYEGLGVVRTTNPKEGLLTIITTDDFKDELKKIILDLGNKYVVAEILEEGKWKGQL